One genomic segment of Desulforamulus reducens MI-1 includes these proteins:
- the rsfS gene encoding ribosome silencing factor — MTLSPKEIVDIAHQAANEKKALDITVLDISKISIICDYFLICTGRSSTQVQSVAEHIEEKLKEAGVKLLRMEGFREGSWILLDYGDIVVHIFQEMDRSFYNLERLWGDANVVEMSAKG, encoded by the coding sequence TTGACACTAAGCCCAAAGGAAATTGTTGATATAGCCCACCAAGCAGCTAACGAGAAAAAGGCGCTGGATATTACCGTTTTAGATATCAGTAAAATTTCCATCATCTGTGATTATTTTTTAATCTGTACTGGACGTTCTAGCACCCAGGTACAATCCGTGGCTGAGCATATCGAAGAAAAGCTAAAGGAAGCAGGGGTTAAATTGCTTCGCATGGAGGGTTTTCGAGAGGGTAGTTGGATTTTGTTAGATTATGGTGATATAGTGGTTCATATATTCCAAGAAATGGATAGAAGTTTCTACAACCTAGAAAGGCTTTGGGGAGATGCCAACGTAGTGGAAATGTCTGCTAAGGGGTAA
- the yqeK gene encoding bis(5'-nucleosyl)-tetraphosphatase (symmetrical) YqeK, producing the protein MVNISFLKEQLSLIMPEQRFRHSLGVAETAEKLARKYGADPLKAGLAGLLHDIARDFDDNEMLQRAKKANLAVSEFGFAMPLLLHGPVAAVMARDEYGITDPEILNAIALHTVGSEYMNQLDKIIFVADKIEPNRRHSGVDEIRRQAAQDLDTALLSCFDESIRYALKIGCLLHPTSVKARNAILVARGFFRK; encoded by the coding sequence ATGGTGAATATAAGTTTTTTAAAAGAACAGCTAAGTCTAATCATGCCTGAACAACGTTTTCGGCACTCCTTGGGTGTGGCAGAGACTGCAGAAAAACTGGCTCGCAAGTACGGTGCAGATCCTTTAAAGGCTGGGCTTGCCGGGTTACTGCACGATATTGCCAGGGATTTTGATGATAATGAAATGCTGCAGCGGGCGAAAAAGGCAAACTTAGCAGTCAGTGAGTTTGGTTTTGCCATGCCTTTATTGTTGCATGGTCCGGTGGCTGCTGTGATGGCCAGAGATGAGTATGGCATTACCGACCCGGAGATTTTAAATGCCATCGCCCTTCATACGGTGGGTTCAGAATACATGAATCAACTGGATAAAATAATATTTGTAGCAGATAAAATAGAACCAAACCGACGACATTCCGGCGTCGATGAGATAAGACGCCAGGCGGCGCAAGATCTGGATACCGCTCTGTTAAGCTGTTTTGATGAAAGTATCCGCTATGCCTTAAAGATTGGTTGTTTGCTTCATCCCACCAGTGTAAAAGCAAGAAATGCAATTTTAGTTGCAAGGGGTTTCTTTAGAAAATAG
- a CDS encoding RNA recognition motif domain-containing protein, with the protein MATLYVGNLPWSTKAEDLASAFEQYGEVLSSRVITDRETGRSRGFGFVEVNDTDADKMIAALNGTELGGRVITVNEAKSREAGQV; encoded by the coding sequence ATGGCAACTTTATACGTTGGAAATCTACCTTGGTCTACTAAAGCAGAGGATTTAGCCAGTGCTTTTGAACAATATGGTGAAGTTCTCAGTAGCAGGGTTATTACAGATCGAGAAACCGGTCGTTCCCGTGGTTTTGGTTTTGTTGAGGTTAATGATACTGATGCAGACAAAATGATTGCAGCCCTTAACGGAACTGAATTGGGTGGTCGGGTTATCACTGTCAACGAAGCAAAAAGCCGCGAAGCTGGCCAAGTTTAA
- the nadD gene encoding nicotinate-nucleotide adenylyltransferase — protein MQEICLMGGTFDPIHYGHLVVAEEVRQRFHLDKVVFVPAGKPPHKQDKEISDAQHRIAMTRLATFSNPYFEVSTIEVARQGFSYTVDTVEEIINQYGIKQVYFITGADAVLEILTWKDAPRLLSMTNFIAATRPGYDLSNLKEILNLLHPDILKRILPLEVPALSISSSDIRRRAKEGRSIKYLLPEPVEDYIFKNGLYALD, from the coding sequence ATGCAAGAAATTTGTCTTATGGGAGGAACCTTCGACCCAATTCATTACGGACATTTGGTGGTTGCTGAGGAAGTAAGACAAAGGTTTCACCTGGATAAAGTGGTTTTTGTACCGGCGGGCAAACCACCCCATAAGCAAGATAAAGAAATATCCGATGCACAGCATCGGATAGCAATGACCCGCTTGGCAACGTTCAGTAACCCATATTTTGAAGTATCTACCATTGAAGTAGCAAGGCAAGGTTTTTCCTATACTGTTGATACAGTGGAGGAAATAATAAATCAATATGGTATTAAACAAGTTTATTTTATTACAGGGGCAGATGCTGTCCTTGAAATTTTAACCTGGAAGGATGCCCCAAGGTTATTAAGCATGACCAATTTTATTGCCGCCACTAGGCCGGGCTATGATTTAAGTAACTTAAAAGAAATCTTAAATTTATTACATCCGGATATTCTAAAAAGGATTTTACCGTTGGAGGTACCGGCATTATCCATTTCATCCAGTGATATTCGGAGAAGGGCAAAGGAAGGTAGAAGTATCAAATACCTATTGCCAGAACCTGTTGAAGATTATATTTTTAAAAATGGCCTTTATGCACTAGATTAG
- a CDS encoding HIT family protein: MENLWAPWRSIYIGKPQTGCIFCEKLNSDQDEENLVIYRGDKTFVIMNLYPYNNGHLLIAPKRHVGDITELTDEELLELHKMTQFMVQALRRAFGNPHGFNIGINLGKVAGAGIPGHLHVHIVPRWDGDANFMAVIGDTRVISEGLQRTYEKITRAITALKSEGSTNGN, from the coding sequence ATGGAAAATTTGTGGGCCCCCTGGCGATCTATTTATATCGGAAAACCCCAAACAGGGTGCATCTTTTGTGAAAAGCTAAACTCGGATCAGGACGAAGAAAATCTTGTGATTTACCGGGGAGATAAGACCTTTGTTATTATGAATTTGTACCCTTATAATAACGGACACCTCCTGATTGCCCCCAAAAGACATGTGGGAGATATTACAGAGCTTACTGATGAAGAATTGCTCGAATTACATAAAATGACACAATTCATGGTGCAAGCCCTTCGGAGAGCCTTTGGTAACCCACATGGTTTTAATATTGGCATCAATCTTGGTAAGGTAGCCGGGGCTGGGATACCCGGGCATCTTCATGTTCACATTGTACCTCGCTGGGACGGGGATGCTAATTTCATGGCTGTCATTGGAGATACACGGGTTATTTCTGAGGGGTTGCAGCGTACCTATGAAAAAATAACCAGAGCCATTACGGCATTAAAAAGCGAAGGATCGACCAATGGTAATTAA
- a CDS encoding sodium:calcium antiporter yields MTYFLLLASLGIILLSAEVFTNGVEWLGKKLNLSEGAVGSLLAAVGTALPETMIPVMAILFGSGDMADEVGIGAILGAPFMLSTLALAITGISAMIWKVKGKPRESMFIDRDVMARDLKFFLLVYSIAVLAGIFTDGFKPLVALFLVLAYFYYVYKTLGCEGGQCEALNPLYLAKKNPDPSTPIVVLQVVIALIGIVIGAHLFVQEIEVLASIWGIPAFILSLIIAPIATELPEKFNSVIWVRQGKDTLALGNITGAMVFQSSIIPAIGILLTPWKLSQLGIICAILALASAGTVFILLRLRGEIRPLTLAFNSVFYMIFIGTVIVMY; encoded by the coding sequence ATGACCTATTTTTTATTACTGGCCAGTCTTGGCATTATTTTACTTAGTGCAGAGGTTTTTACAAATGGTGTTGAATGGTTGGGAAAAAAATTAAATTTATCCGAAGGAGCTGTGGGTAGTCTGCTTGCCGCTGTTGGTACTGCTCTTCCGGAAACCATGATCCCAGTAATGGCGATTTTATTTGGTTCTGGTGATATGGCCGATGAGGTGGGTATTGGCGCCATCCTTGGTGCGCCCTTCATGCTTTCCACTTTAGCCCTGGCCATTACGGGTATTTCTGCCATGATTTGGAAGGTCAAGGGTAAACCCCGGGAGAGTATGTTCATTGACCGGGATGTCATGGCCAGGGACCTTAAGTTTTTTTTGCTTGTGTACAGTATAGCTGTGTTGGCAGGCATCTTTACCGATGGCTTTAAACCACTGGTAGCATTATTTCTAGTATTGGCTTACTTCTATTATGTATACAAAACCCTTGGTTGTGAAGGTGGTCAATGCGAAGCCTTAAATCCCTTGTATCTGGCAAAGAAAAACCCCGACCCGTCCACTCCCATTGTGGTGCTGCAAGTGGTTATTGCCTTGATCGGTATTGTTATAGGAGCCCACTTGTTTGTACAAGAGATTGAGGTTTTGGCCTCTATCTGGGGTATTCCTGCTTTTATTTTATCTCTAATCATCGCTCCCATTGCTACAGAACTTCCAGAAAAATTCAACAGCGTCATTTGGGTGCGACAGGGTAAAGATACGCTGGCCCTTGGTAACATTACCGGTGCTATGGTGTTTCAGAGTTCCATTATACCGGCCATAGGGATTCTTCTGACTCCCTGGAAGTTATCACAATTGGGTATTATTTGTGCCATCCTTGCCCTTGCATCTGCGGGTACAGTTTTTATCCTGCTTAGGTTAAGGGGAGAAATCAGACCCCTGACCCTGGCCTTCAACAGTGTGTTTTATATGATTTTTATTGGAACGGTTATTGTTATGTATTAG
- the rbsB gene encoding ribose ABC transporter substrate-binding protein RbsB: protein MKKFWKLGIVLGSLILMIGLVIGCAQKKEEPKESPKAATEEKDKMTIGLAVSTLNNPFFVDMRDGAKAAADKMNAELVVVDAQDDASKQVSQVENLIQQKVDIILLNPTDSDGLVTAVKDANEAKIPVITLDRNVNGGTVTSHIASDNVAGGRMAAEYIIKQLDRKGKVVELEGIAGTSAARDRGQGFHEVMDKEKNIKVVAKQPADFDRSKGLRVMENILQSQPEINAVFAHNDEMALGALQAVAAAKKDIMVVGFDGNDDAVNAVNDGKMAATVAQQPKLIGQLGVETAQRVVKGEKVDTNIPAKLKLITKKE, encoded by the coding sequence ATGAAGAAATTTTGGAAACTTGGAATTGTGTTAGGCAGTCTTATACTTATGATAGGTTTGGTCATTGGTTGTGCCCAGAAAAAGGAGGAACCAAAGGAAAGTCCCAAGGCGGCCACTGAAGAAAAGGATAAAATGACTATTGGCCTTGCCGTATCCACATTAAACAACCCATTTTTTGTAGATATGAGGGATGGCGCAAAAGCTGCAGCGGATAAAATGAATGCTGAACTGGTGGTTGTGGATGCCCAGGACGATGCATCCAAACAGGTTTCACAAGTAGAAAATTTAATTCAGCAAAAGGTTGATATTATTCTGTTAAACCCCACCGACAGTGATGGGTTAGTAACCGCAGTAAAAGACGCCAACGAAGCTAAAATTCCTGTTATTACGCTGGACCGTAATGTAAACGGTGGTACCGTAACCTCCCATATTGCCTCGGACAATGTGGCCGGTGGTAGAATGGCTGCCGAGTACATTATCAAACAATTGGACCGTAAAGGCAAAGTGGTTGAGCTAGAAGGAATTGCCGGTACTTCTGCCGCCAGGGACCGTGGACAGGGCTTCCATGAAGTGATGGATAAAGAAAAAAACATCAAAGTTGTGGCCAAGCAACCAGCGGACTTTGATCGTTCTAAAGGCCTTCGGGTAATGGAAAATATTCTGCAAAGCCAGCCGGAAATTAACGCAGTATTTGCTCACAACGATGAAATGGCACTGGGCGCCCTGCAGGCAGTCGCCGCTGCTAAAAAGGATATTATGGTGGTTGGCTTTGATGGTAATGACGATGCTGTCAATGCGGTTAACGATGGTAAAATGGCTGCCACAGTGGCTCAACAGCCGAAATTAATCGGTCAGCTGGGTGTAGAAACGGCCCAAAGGGTCGTTAAAGGCGAAAAGGTGGATACCAATATCCCGGCTAAGTTAAAACTAATAACCAAGAAAGAATAA
- a CDS encoding ABC transporter permease: MGSPRNIIQRYHLGPFLGLLIIIVALTFLSDRFFTTSNLLNVARQVSINTLLGVGMTFVILTGGIDLSVGSILALAGALGAGFLGQGNTTLMVVLYACLIGLLAGTVNGTIVAYGRVAPFIATLATMTLFRGATLIYTEGRPVRAVAEGFNELGGGYLGAIPTPVIITSVIVLLAWFVLTQMTPGRRIFALGGNEEAAILSGIRTNHYKIMVYSISGLLAGLAGVILSSRLLSAQPTAGIGYELDAIAAVVIGGTSLTGGQGGVIGTLIGALIIGVIDNGLNLLNVSSFYQQAVKGLIILVAVLLDRRNAVGR, translated from the coding sequence ATGGGAAGCCCAAGGAACATAATTCAGCGCTATCACTTAGGGCCATTTCTAGGATTATTAATCATTATCGTAGCCTTAACCTTCTTATCCGACCGATTCTTTACCACATCAAATCTATTGAATGTAGCTAGGCAGGTGTCCATTAATACCCTGTTGGGTGTGGGCATGACCTTTGTAATACTAACTGGTGGAATTGACCTTTCGGTAGGATCCATCTTGGCTTTAGCCGGTGCCTTGGGGGCAGGTTTTTTGGGACAAGGAAACACTACCTTAATGGTTGTGTTGTATGCCTGTTTGATTGGTCTACTGGCAGGAACTGTAAATGGAACCATCGTGGCCTATGGGAGGGTGGCACCCTTTATTGCAACCTTGGCAACCATGACATTATTTAGGGGTGCCACCCTCATTTATACCGAAGGAAGACCCGTGCGTGCTGTGGCCGAAGGCTTTAATGAACTAGGGGGAGGGTATTTAGGAGCCATACCAACACCCGTCATTATTACCAGTGTTATTGTACTTCTGGCCTGGTTTGTATTAACCCAGATGACTCCCGGCAGAAGAATCTTTGCCCTGGGGGGAAACGAAGAGGCAGCTATTCTAAGTGGTATACGAACCAACCACTATAAAATTATGGTTTACTCTATTAGTGGTTTATTGGCCGGGTTGGCGGGAGTTATTTTATCTTCCAGATTGTTGTCTGCCCAGCCCACCGCAGGCATAGGCTACGAGTTAGATGCCATTGCTGCTGTGGTTATTGGTGGCACCAGCTTAACTGGAGGGCAGGGCGGTGTAATCGGTACTTTAATTGGTGCTTTAATCATTGGAGTGATCGATAATGGTTTAAATCTGCTAAACGTGTCTTCCTTCTACCAGCAAGCTGTCAAAGGTCTTATCATTTTGGTTGCGGTTCTGTTAGACCGACGGAATGCTGTGGGGAGGTGA
- a CDS encoding sugar ABC transporter ATP-binding protein: MKDITKDFPGAKVLNGVHLTVNKKEIHALLGENGAGKSTLMKILTGIYTMNSGAIFYEGKQTQIKGSKQAEELGIVMIHQEFNLVPHLSIAENIFLGGEGPYARMGIINWSVLIEAARKFTEQVGLKVHPKTPVAQLSVGEKQLVEIAKALSRKAKLLIMDEPTAALTEKEKAKLFKIMENLVEQGVSIVYISHRMEELFQICHRVTVMRDGNYIDTLKITETSIDELVALMVGREVSERFPKTISKPGQVILKVHNFKNKALDDVSIELKAGEVVGIGGLMGAGRTELARAIFGLDPVQGSVSIMGQEGVIFQGCFKHPAEAIKHGLALVTEDRKDEGLILPFSVQGNLALPTLHARSRLGIIDRVKESEMTRKYISILKIKVSGPGQPVKSLSGGNQQKVVFGKWLETKPKILILDEPTRGVDVGAKVEIYELMNRLTTQGLGILLISSDLQELMGMSDRVYVMYEGRVTGHFTRDEITEEAFMYCATGGVQWEAQGT; the protein is encoded by the coding sequence ATGAAGGATATTACCAAAGATTTTCCAGGAGCCAAAGTCTTAAATGGTGTACATCTAACGGTTAATAAAAAAGAGATACATGCCCTATTAGGGGAGAATGGTGCTGGTAAGTCAACCCTTATGAAGATTCTTACTGGAATTTACACCATGAATAGTGGTGCCATATTTTATGAGGGTAAACAAACCCAGATTAAGGGTTCCAAGCAAGCGGAGGAATTGGGAATCGTCATGATTCACCAGGAATTTAATCTGGTACCCCACCTGAGTATTGCAGAGAATATTTTTTTAGGCGGCGAAGGCCCCTATGCCAGAATGGGTATAATCAATTGGTCTGTTTTGATTGAAGCAGCCCGTAAGTTTACCGAACAAGTAGGCTTGAAAGTTCACCCCAAGACCCCTGTAGCCCAATTAAGTGTAGGGGAGAAGCAACTGGTTGAGATTGCTAAAGCTCTATCCAGAAAAGCAAAGCTATTAATCATGGATGAACCCACAGCAGCCTTAACAGAGAAAGAAAAGGCAAAGCTATTTAAAATTATGGAAAACTTGGTGGAGCAGGGGGTATCCATCGTTTATATCTCCCACCGGATGGAGGAATTATTTCAAATCTGTCACCGGGTAACTGTGATGCGGGATGGGAACTATATTGATACTCTAAAAATTACTGAGACATCCATTGATGAGTTGGTGGCTCTAATGGTTGGAAGAGAAGTCAGTGAACGCTTCCCTAAAACCATTAGCAAACCCGGTCAGGTAATCCTAAAGGTACATAATTTTAAAAATAAAGCATTAGATGATGTAAGCATTGAGCTTAAGGCCGGGGAAGTTGTTGGGATTGGAGGATTAATGGGGGCCGGGCGAACAGAATTGGCCAGGGCCATTTTCGGTTTAGACCCTGTACAGGGAAGTGTTTCAATTATGGGACAGGAAGGAGTAATATTTCAAGGCTGTTTTAAACACCCCGCGGAAGCCATTAAACACGGTCTTGCACTGGTTACTGAAGATCGGAAAGATGAAGGACTAATCCTTCCCTTTAGTGTACAGGGGAACCTAGCCCTACCAACCTTGCATGCACGTTCCCGACTGGGGATCATCGACAGAGTCAAGGAATCGGAAATGACCCGAAAATATATTAGTATTTTGAAGATTAAGGTTTCGGGTCCGGGACAACCAGTGAAAAGTCTCAGTGGTGGTAACCAGCAAAAAGTAGTCTTTGGCAAATGGCTGGAGACAAAACCAAAAATTTTAATCTTAGATGAGCCCACCAGGGGTGTAGATGTAGGTGCAAAGGTGGAAATTTATGAATTAATGAACCGCCTTACAACCCAGGGATTGGGAATTTTATTGATTTCTTCAGACTTACAGGAACTTATGGGGATGAGTGATCGGGTTTACGTAATGTATGAAGGAAGAGTAACTGGGCACTTTACTCGGGATGAGATAACAGAAGAAGCATTTATGTACTGTGCCACAGGAGGTGTGCAATGGGAAGCCCAAGGAACATAA
- the rbsD gene encoding D-ribose pyranase — protein sequence MKKQGVLHRDLAALIASLGHRDAIVVADSGLPVPPGVNCIDLAVTKGIPPLLPVLQVILYEMVVERVVIADELQVNQSLVKSIADEVTPVSLEVVSHEQLKSLSQRARAVIRTGEWTPYANVILYSGVAF from the coding sequence ATGAAGAAACAAGGAGTATTACACCGGGATTTAGCTGCCTTAATTGCCAGCCTAGGGCATAGGGATGCCATTGTGGTTGCAGATAGTGGTTTACCAGTACCTCCAGGAGTTAACTGCATTGACCTGGCTGTGACTAAGGGGATACCACCCTTGTTGCCTGTGCTACAGGTTATTCTTTACGAAATGGTAGTTGAGAGAGTAGTAATAGCTGATGAATTACAGGTTAATCAGTCTTTGGTAAAGTCCATTGCTGATGAAGTAACACCAGTTTCATTAGAGGTAGTCTCACACGAACAGTTAAAAAGTCTAAGTCAGAGGGCACGGGCCGTTATACGTACCGGTGAGTGGACACCCTATGCCAATGTAATACTTTATTCTGGGGTGGCATTTTAA
- the rbsK gene encoding ribokinase yields MTTPGILVVGSINMDLVSYSERIPSVGETVLGNSFNTVPGGKGANQAVAAARLGAKVVMLGAVGKDQYGDCLLDSLKEDHIDTSGIKRVPTSTGVALINVDQRGNNQIVVVPGANFEITEADLSEWEQNFVTTDVVVLQLEIPIKTIDKAIMLSVKHGKPIILNPAPAQPLPKEWFSYVDYLVPNEHEAILLGGSPDNDYVTLRKEVKNSLIVTRGEKGVTIASKTEMVNVPAYRVQTVDTTAAGDAFIGGFSVALAERKGVKEAVKFASAVAALSVGKEGAQTSLPYRQEVENFIGGHQL; encoded by the coding sequence GTGACAACACCGGGAATATTGGTAGTTGGCAGTATTAATATGGATCTTGTCAGTTATTCTGAAAGAATTCCCTCAGTGGGGGAAACCGTTTTAGGAAATAGTTTTAACACCGTTCCTGGCGGCAAGGGTGCTAATCAGGCGGTGGCAGCAGCCAGACTAGGGGCCAAGGTTGTTATGTTGGGTGCGGTTGGCAAGGATCAATACGGAGATTGTCTTTTAGATTCTTTAAAGGAAGATCATATTGATACCAGTGGGATAAAGAGGGTACCGACTAGCACCGGAGTAGCTTTAATCAATGTGGATCAAAGGGGCAATAACCAGATTGTGGTGGTTCCTGGAGCTAATTTTGAAATAACTGAAGCAGATTTGTCAGAATGGGAGCAAAACTTTGTCACGACAGATGTAGTTGTACTGCAGTTAGAGATTCCCATAAAAACCATTGATAAGGCTATTATGTTGAGTGTAAAGCATGGCAAACCAATTATTTTGAATCCTGCCCCGGCCCAGCCTTTACCCAAAGAATGGTTTAGTTACGTTGATTACCTCGTGCCCAATGAGCATGAAGCAATTCTGCTGGGTGGCTCGCCGGATAATGACTATGTAACTTTAAGAAAGGAGGTAAAGAACAGTTTAATTGTAACCAGAGGAGAAAAAGGGGTAACCATAGCCTCTAAGACAGAGATGGTTAATGTACCGGCCTATCGTGTTCAAACAGTGGATACCACTGCAGCGGGGGATGCCTTTATTGGGGGATTTAGTGTAGCTCTGGCGGAACGGAAGGGCGTTAAAGAAGCCGTCAAGTTTGCCAGTGCAGTGGCAGCTTTATCAGTAGGAAAAGAAGGAGCCCAAACCTCTCTGCCATACCGCCAGGAAGTTGAAAATTTTATAGGGGGACACCAGTTATGA
- a CDS encoding methylglyoxal synthase — MNKNILEKQIAEYVIKHKENHYRLAFSYVKNSENALDKEFQLQLSQHDLIGTGTTGSLIKEKVGLDVTCYMSGPLGGDQQIGGKIAQGEVGLVIFLRDPLTPQPHEPDINALSRICNVHNIPIATNISTAKVLLNNLNK; from the coding sequence ATGAATAAAAACATCTTAGAAAAACAAATAGCAGAGTATGTTATCAAACATAAAGAGAATCACTATAGGCTAGCCTTTAGTTATGTGAAAAATTCTGAAAATGCCTTGGATAAGGAGTTTCAACTGCAGTTAAGTCAGCATGATTTAATTGGCACAGGAACAACAGGTAGTTTAATAAAAGAAAAGGTAGGTCTGGATGTAACGTGTTATATGTCCGGTCCTTTGGGTGGTGATCAACAAATCGGCGGCAAAATAGCCCAGGGTGAAGTTGGGTTAGTCATATTTCTGCGAGATCCATTGACTCCCCAACCCCATGAACCTGATATTAATGCGTTAAGCCGTATTTGTAATGTCCATAATATACCCATTGCTACCAATATCAGTACAGCCAAAGTATTGTTGAATAATTTAAACAAGTAG
- a CDS encoding radical SAM protein, protein MIKLSGNSQHVIYRPPSEAKSFILRVTEGCSHNKCTFCSMYRNIRFRVRSLDEVECEIQQMASFYPGLRRVFLADGNALVLNTDKLLAIMKKLHVAFPMLTRITCYGAPKDILHKKPDELKALQRAGLQIIYLGIESGDDQVLSDINKGVTANEMIAAGQRVLEAGIKLSAMVILGLGGQQYTNSHALNTARVINAIGPTMLGVLTLALFDGTPLKDAVDRGDFLPLTTRETLLELKEMLENINVQQPCIFRCNHISNLLPLKGVLNRDKAQLLADVQEMLEFLQNNSYNHQNINPTHF, encoded by the coding sequence GTGATAAAATTGTCTGGCAACTCTCAACATGTTATTTACCGTCCGCCCAGTGAGGCGAAAAGTTTTATCCTGCGTGTTACTGAAGGCTGTTCTCATAATAAATGTACTTTTTGTTCTATGTATCGTAACATTCGTTTTCGTGTCCGGTCACTGGATGAAGTGGAATGTGAGATCCAACAAATGGCTTCTTTCTATCCTGGTTTAAGGCGAGTTTTTTTAGCAGACGGTAATGCTTTGGTCTTAAATACGGACAAATTGCTGGCCATCATGAAAAAACTCCATGTGGCATTTCCCATGCTTACACGGATTACCTGTTATGGCGCACCGAAGGATATATTGCATAAAAAACCCGATGAATTGAAAGCACTTCAAAGGGCCGGGTTGCAAATTATTTATCTAGGAATAGAAAGCGGCGATGATCAGGTGTTAAGCGACATTAATAAAGGGGTTACAGCCAACGAGATGATCGCAGCTGGTCAAAGAGTACTGGAAGCGGGTATCAAACTTTCTGCCATGGTCATCCTGGGGTTGGGAGGCCAACAATATACCAACAGTCATGCTTTAAATACAGCCCGTGTGATTAACGCCATTGGCCCTACCATGTTGGGAGTCCTGACTTTAGCTCTTTTTGACGGGACACCGTTAAAGGATGCCGTGGATCGTGGAGATTTCCTCCCTTTAACAACCAGAGAAACGTTGTTGGAGTTAAAAGAAATGCTGGAAAATATAAATGTACAACAGCCTTGCATTTTTCGATGTAACCATATTTCAAACCTACTCCCACTTAAGGGGGTTCTGAACCGAGATAAGGCCCAACTTTTAGCTGATGTCCAGGAAATGCTGGAATTTCTGCAAAATAATTCTTACAATCACCAAAACATTAATCCAACTCATTTTTAG
- a CDS encoding flavin reductase family protein, with protein MKEDVKFNDHLRELLEQLPKGAFLTVKDDQDRVNTMTIGWGTLGFMWQKPVFMVMVRPSRYTYQLIENAKDFTVSIPLNKDLKKALAACGTKSGRDIDKFKECNLTPEQGKVVNSPIIGECDLHYECKLVYQQVMEPALVDPSIKKLAYAKGDYHVMYYGEIVASYVKE; from the coding sequence ATGAAAGAAGATGTTAAGTTTAACGACCACCTAAGGGAACTATTAGAACAGCTTCCGAAAGGTGCATTTTTAACGGTGAAGGATGACCAAGATAGGGTCAATACCATGACCATTGGTTGGGGTACTTTAGGCTTCATGTGGCAAAAGCCGGTTTTTATGGTTATGGTCCGTCCTTCCCGGTATACTTATCAGTTGATCGAGAATGCCAAAGATTTTACAGTTAGTATTCCCCTTAACAAGGACCTTAAAAAGGCTTTAGCTGCATGTGGTACAAAATCTGGACGTGATATAGACAAGTTCAAAGAATGCAATCTTACCCCCGAACAAGGAAAGGTTGTAAATAGCCCCATCATTGGAGAATGTGATCTACACTATGAGTGCAAACTTGTTTATCAACAGGTTATGGAACCAGCCCTAGTGGATCCCAGTATCAAGAAATTGGCTTATGCCAAAGGGGACTACCATGTCATGTACTATGGTGAAATTGTAGCCAGCTATGTAAAGGAATAG